The following are from one region of the Salvia hispanica cultivar TCC Black 2014 chromosome 1, UniMelb_Shisp_WGS_1.0, whole genome shotgun sequence genome:
- the LOC125199291 gene encoding protein FAR1-RELATED SEQUENCE 5-like gives MEEVFVIPECSPQLKPVIGQKFQSLDFAFAFYDVYARAVGFDTRKQGMRKATDGVTTWYYVVCNREGCKRSNEEDDVNARSGFTLKRRRLSKRCGCKASISFKYFSEAGIPGYIIHEFNEVHNHCMVESEHQQFMTLNRKLDDVHHKFILDCSKANIGPTLTFKVLKEILGGFDLVGCNLGDIRNTSRDIKAFAHGCDVQMVLDDMAKKKELSDAFTYHYEVNAANQLVALFWCDGLMKMNYHMFGDIVAFDSTYNTNRYCMIFTPFTGKDNHGKPVTFAAGLVCNEKTGAFAWLFKHFVECMGVAPKMIVTDQDLGMRSAIQEVLVGTRHRWCMWHIMHKLASKVPGRLLRDEDFKKEFNACVWSDLLEPDEFEEEWNGVIERYELEDVDWLNTLYEYRQMWIPAYFRDFPLGSMIRTTSISESENSFYKNFMKPRANLAELYLYFNNALDFQRNARTKLDYNDATSVPILATKLGFEKHAATIYTDSMFRKIQEEIVDGNDRCRVLGFSSTDTIDTYKLGDSRRNSYSVTHDKTDESYSCDCKLFGRQGYLCCHIFFLFRNNEVSKIPEMYCNSRWMKTPLAKAVHGLDVTVDTMSTVDTRSTVDDRQTVTNQGISLFYGFIRRFESDIEVLRGFRSILRML, from the exons atggaagaag TGTTTGTTATACCTGAATGTTCTCCACAATTGAAGCCTGTGATTGGTCAGAAGTTCCAATCCCTAGATTTTGCGTTTGCGTTTTATGATGTGTATGCCCGCGCTGTTGGGTTTGATACGCGAAAACAAGGTATGAGGAAGGCGACGGATGGTGTTACTACTTGGTATTATGTGGTATGCAATAGGGAGGGCTGCAAGAGGTCAAACGAGGAAGACGATGTGAATGCACGCTCTGGTTTTACTCTTAAACGCAGGCGGCTTTCCAAGCGATGTGGTTGTAAAGCTTCTATATCCTTCAAGTACTTTTCCGAAGCAGGAATACCGGGATATATTATTCACGAGTTCAACGAGGTTCACAACCATTGTATGGTGGAGTCGGAGCATCAGCAGTTTATGACACTAAACCGGAAGTTGGATGACGTACATCACAAATTCATTCTTGACTGTTCCAAGGCTAATATAGGCCCCACCCTTACCTTTAAGGTGTTGAAGGAAATCCTCGGTGGGTTTGATCTAGTCGGTTGCAATCTTGGGGATATCAGGAATACATCTCGCGACATCAAAGCATTCGCACACGGTTGTGACGTGCAGATGGTGTTGGACGACATGGCGAAGAAGAAGGAGTTGTCGGATGCCTTCACATATCACTACGAAGTTAATGCTGCTAACCAGTTGGTTGCCCTTTTTTGGTGTGATGGTTTGATGAAGATGAACTACCATATGTTTGGTGACATAGTGGCGTTTGACTCCACCTACAACACAAACAG GTATTGCATGATCTTCACACCTTTCACGGGGAAGGACAATCATGGTAAACCCGTAACATTTGCTGCTGGTTTGGTCTGCAACGAGAAAACAGGGGCATTTGCCTGGTTGTTCAAACATTTCGTCGAATGCATGGGTGTAGCCCCCAAAATGATTGTGACCGATCAAGACTTGGGCATGAGATCAGCTATTCAAGAGGTTCTTGTAGGAACTCGACACCGCTGGTGCATGTGGCATATAATGCACAAGTTGGCTTCCAAGGTTCCAGGCAGGTTGCTTAGGGACGAAGATTTCAAGAAGGAATTCAATGCATGCGTTTGGTCGGACTTGCTTGAACCCGATGAATTTGAAGAGGAGTGGAATGGAGTGATTGAGCGTTATGAGCTGGAAGACGTTGATTGGTTGAACACATTGTACGAGTATAGACAGATGTGGATACCGGCATACTTCAGAGATTTCCCACTCGGTTCGATGATTAGGACTACGTCCATATCAGAATCTGAAAACAGTTtctacaaaaattttatgaagccCCGAGCGAACCTTGCCGAATTATACTTGTATTTCAACAATGCTCTGGACTTTCAGCGGAATGCTAGAACAAAGCTGGACTACAACGATGCTACTTCCGTGCCCATACTGGCCACTAAGTTGGGTTTCGAGAAACATGCTGCGACGATTTACACAGACAGTATGTTCAGGAAGATACAAGAAGAAATTGTTGATGGGAATGACAGATGCCGTGTGCTTGGTTTTTCATCAACAGATACGATTGACACCTACAAGCTTGGGGATAGCCGACGGAATTCGTATTCCGTGACACACGACAAGACTGACGAATCATACTCGTGCGACTGCAAATTGTTCGGTAGGCAGGGCTATTTGTGTTGCCACATTTTTTTCCTATTCAGGAACAATGAAGTGTCAAAAATTCCAGAGATGTACTGCAACAGCCGATGGATGAAGACTCCCTTAGCCAAGGCCGTACATGGACTTGATGTCACTGTAGATACAATGTCCACCGTAGATACAAGGTCCACCGTTGACGATAGGCAGACTGTTACCAATCAAGGAATATCCCTGTTCTACGGTTTTATTCGACGTTTTGAGAGTGACATTGAAGTGCTTCGTGGTTTC AGGTCCATCCTCCGGATGTTGTAA
- the LOC125202105 gene encoding chaperone protein dnaJ 1, mitochondrial isoform X3 codes for MRRWLASSPKSLADKLLKTYAKSSDGILCGKIPNLQRALLHSPCRWNHSPAAYQFGYRECLAGFAHNEMLFSRRFIHATGACRSEARDYYEILGVSGDATVDEIKKAFRALAKKYHPDANKNNPSASRKFQEIREAYETLKDPDKKTHYDRLRRSSKTNGTRSSDNFNTGSSRFRHAHGAQFSDSFHKIFSEIFENETENVGGDIQVELVLTFSEAAHGCTKHFSFDADVPCDSCGGRGHPLDAQTIMCPTCRGIGRVTIPPFTTTCSTCKGAGRIIKEYCTACGGSGACKGVRDARVTIPAGVDAGDTVRVARAGNSGAWGSTSGDLIIKIKVAEDPIFSRDGADLYVDKYISLTQAILGGSVDVPTLSGKKQLTIPRGVQHGQLVKLRGQGLPKSGFMVTHGDQYIRFCIKLPPTVTERQRVILEEFEKEQSDEDSRSASSSWLYQRLSTG; via the exons ATGCGTCGATGGCTGGCGTCTTCGCCCAAATCACTCGCCGATAAACTATTG AAAACTTATGCTAAATCCTCCGATGGAATCTTATGTGGGAAAATACCCAATTTACAGCGGGCATTGCTTCATTCTCCAT GTCGATGGAATCATTCACCCGCTGCATATCAGTTCGGTTATAGGGAATGTCTGGCCGGTTTTGCACATAATGAGATGCTGTTTTCAAGGCGTTTCATCCACGCCACAG GAGCTTGTCGGTCTGAGGCACGTGATTACTATGAGATTCTTGGCGTGTCTGGAGATGCCACGGTCGATGAGATTAAAAAGGCTTTCCGTGCT CTGGCGAAGAAGTACCATCCTGATGCCAATAAGAATAATCCTTCCGCAAGCAGAAAATTTCAAGAGATAAGAGAGGCGTATGAG ACTTTGAAAGATCCTGATAAGAAAACACATTATGACAGG TTGAGACGGAGTTCAAAAACAAATGGGACGAGGAGCTCAGATAATTTTAACACCGGCTCGAGTCGCTTTAGACATGCTCATGGAGCTCAGTTCTCTGAttcatttcacaaaattttttcTGAG atttttgaaaatgaaactgaAAATGTGGGTGGCGATATTCag GTGGAACTTGTGCTTACATTTTCTGAAGCTGCTCACGGATGCACTAagcatttttcatttgatgCAGATGTGCCATGTGATTCTTGCG GTGGCCGAGGCCATCCCTTGGATGCTCAGACAATTATGTGTCCAACTTGCAGAGGCATTGGAAGA GTGACAATACCGCCTTTTACCACAACTTGCAGTACTTGTAAAGGTGCTGGACGAATAATCAAG GAATACTGCACAGCTTGCGGAGGATCAGGTGCGTGTAAAGGAGTCAGGGATGCCCGAGTAACTATACCGGCAG GTGTGGATGCTGGTGATACAGTTCGTGTAGCAAGAGCTGGTAATTCTGGTGCATGGGGAAGCACTTCTGGCGAcctaattattaaaataaag GTTGCAGAAGATCCCATATTTTCCAGAGATGGTGCTGATCTTTATGTTGACAAATATATCAGCCTTACACAA GCCATTCTTGGTGGCAGTGTTGATGTGCCTACCCTTTCCGGAAAAAAGCAATTGACA ATTCCTCGGGGGGTTCAACATGGGCAATTGGTTAAGTTAAGAGGCCAAG GATTGCCAAAGAGTGGTTTCATGGTGACCCATGGAGATCAGTACATACGCTTCTGCATAAAACTTCCTCC CACCGTAACTGAGAGACAACGTGTAATACTAGAAGAATTTGAGAAGGAACAATCTGATGAAGATAGCAGATCTGCTTCCAGCAGTTG GCTTTATCAGCGGCTATCTACTGGTTGA
- the LOC125202105 gene encoding chaperone protein dnaJ 1, mitochondrial isoform X2: MRRWLASSPKSLADKLLKTYAKSSDGILCGKIPNLQRALLHSPCRWNHSPAAYQFGYRECLAGFAHNEMLFSRRFIHATGACRSEARDYYEILGVSGDATVDEIKKAFRALAKKYHPDANKNNPSASRKFQEIREAYETLKDPDKKTHYDRLRRSSKTNGTRSSDNFNTGSSRFRHAHGAQFSDSFHKIFSEIFENETENVGGDIQVELVLTFSEAAHGCTKHFSFDADVPCDSCGGRGHPLDAQTIMCPTCRGIGRVTIPPFTTTCSTCKGAGRIIKEYCTACGGSGACKGVRDARVTIPAGVDAGDTVRVARAGNSGAWGSTSGDLIIKIKVAEDPIFSRDGADLYVDKYISLTQAILGGSVDVPTLSGKKQLTIPRGVQHGQLVKLRGQGLPKSGFMVTHGDQYIRFCIKLPPTVTERQRVILEEFEKEQSDEDSRSASSSCRLYQRLSTG, translated from the exons ATGCGTCGATGGCTGGCGTCTTCGCCCAAATCACTCGCCGATAAACTATTG AAAACTTATGCTAAATCCTCCGATGGAATCTTATGTGGGAAAATACCCAATTTACAGCGGGCATTGCTTCATTCTCCAT GTCGATGGAATCATTCACCCGCTGCATATCAGTTCGGTTATAGGGAATGTCTGGCCGGTTTTGCACATAATGAGATGCTGTTTTCAAGGCGTTTCATCCACGCCACAG GAGCTTGTCGGTCTGAGGCACGTGATTACTATGAGATTCTTGGCGTGTCTGGAGATGCCACGGTCGATGAGATTAAAAAGGCTTTCCGTGCT CTGGCGAAGAAGTACCATCCTGATGCCAATAAGAATAATCCTTCCGCAAGCAGAAAATTTCAAGAGATAAGAGAGGCGTATGAG ACTTTGAAAGATCCTGATAAGAAAACACATTATGACAGG TTGAGACGGAGTTCAAAAACAAATGGGACGAGGAGCTCAGATAATTTTAACACCGGCTCGAGTCGCTTTAGACATGCTCATGGAGCTCAGTTCTCTGAttcatttcacaaaattttttcTGAG atttttgaaaatgaaactgaAAATGTGGGTGGCGATATTCag GTGGAACTTGTGCTTACATTTTCTGAAGCTGCTCACGGATGCACTAagcatttttcatttgatgCAGATGTGCCATGTGATTCTTGCG GTGGCCGAGGCCATCCCTTGGATGCTCAGACAATTATGTGTCCAACTTGCAGAGGCATTGGAAGA GTGACAATACCGCCTTTTACCACAACTTGCAGTACTTGTAAAGGTGCTGGACGAATAATCAAG GAATACTGCACAGCTTGCGGAGGATCAGGTGCGTGTAAAGGAGTCAGGGATGCCCGAGTAACTATACCGGCAG GTGTGGATGCTGGTGATACAGTTCGTGTAGCAAGAGCTGGTAATTCTGGTGCATGGGGAAGCACTTCTGGCGAcctaattattaaaataaag GTTGCAGAAGATCCCATATTTTCCAGAGATGGTGCTGATCTTTATGTTGACAAATATATCAGCCTTACACAA GCCATTCTTGGTGGCAGTGTTGATGTGCCTACCCTTTCCGGAAAAAAGCAATTGACA ATTCCTCGGGGGGTTCAACATGGGCAATTGGTTAAGTTAAGAGGCCAAG GATTGCCAAAGAGTGGTTTCATGGTGACCCATGGAGATCAGTACATACGCTTCTGCATAAAACTTCCTCC CACCGTAACTGAGAGACAACGTGTAATACTAGAAGAATTTGAGAAGGAACAATCTGATGAAGATAGCAGATCTGCTTCCAGCAGTTG CAGGCTTTATCAGCGGCTATCTACTGGTTGA
- the LOC125198868 gene encoding bZIP transcription factor 44-like translates to MATSSGTSSIENLDGAMDQRKRKRMQSNRESARRSRMRKQKHLDDLMAQAQQLREENARILSSIGATAQRCASVEAENSVLAAQMMELTQRLGSLDEILSYIGSASSGVGGCMFQSEEFQFGDGGAWNSVGLSHHPIMAEMFDY, encoded by the coding sequence ATGGCTACATCGAGCGGAACGTCGTCGATCGAGAATCTGGACGGCGCGATGGACCAGCGGAAGCGGAAGCGGATGCAGTCGAACCGCGAGTCGGCGCGGCGGTCGCGGATGCGGAAGCAGAAGCACCTGGACGACCTGATGGCGCAGGCGCAGCAGCTGCGGGAGGAGAACGCGCGGATCCTGAGCAGCATCGGCGCCACCGCGCAGCGCTGCGCGAGCGTGGAGGCGGAGAACTCGGTGCTCGCCGCGCAGATGATGGAGCTCACGCAGAGGCTCGGATCTCTCGATGAGATCCTCAGCTACATCGGCTCGGCTAGCTCCGGTGTCGGAGGATGCATGTTTCAGTCGGAGGAGTTTCAGTTTGGCGACGGCGGGGCGTGGAACTCGGTGGGGCTGAGCCACCACCCAATCATGGCGGAGATGTTTGATTATTGA
- the LOC125202105 gene encoding chaperone protein dnaJ 1, mitochondrial isoform X1, which translates to MRRWLASSPKSLADKLLKTYAKSSDGILCGKIPNLQRALLHSPCRWNHSPAAYQFGYRECLAGFAHNEMLFSRRFIHATGACRSEARDYYEILGVSGDATVDEIKKAFRALAKKYHPDANKNNPSASRKFQEIREAYETLKDPDKKTHYDRLRRSSKTNGTRSSDNFNTGSSRFRHAHGAQFSDSFHKIFSEIFENETENVGGDIQVELVLTFSEAAHGCTKHFSFDADVPCDSCGGRGHPLDAQTIMCPTCRGIGRVTIPPFTTTCSTCKGAGRIIKEYCTACGGSGACKGVRDARVTIPAGVDAGDTVRVARAGNSGAWGSTSGDLIIKIKVAEDPIFSRDGADLYVDKYISLTQAILGGSVDVPTLSGKKQLTIPRGVQHGQLVKLRGQGLPKSGFMVTHGDQYIRFCIKLPPTVTERQRVILEEFEKEQSDEDSRSASSSWWQYWVRRSAWPEFVLEFSVLTMILLVLVKVLN; encoded by the exons ATGCGTCGATGGCTGGCGTCTTCGCCCAAATCACTCGCCGATAAACTATTG AAAACTTATGCTAAATCCTCCGATGGAATCTTATGTGGGAAAATACCCAATTTACAGCGGGCATTGCTTCATTCTCCAT GTCGATGGAATCATTCACCCGCTGCATATCAGTTCGGTTATAGGGAATGTCTGGCCGGTTTTGCACATAATGAGATGCTGTTTTCAAGGCGTTTCATCCACGCCACAG GAGCTTGTCGGTCTGAGGCACGTGATTACTATGAGATTCTTGGCGTGTCTGGAGATGCCACGGTCGATGAGATTAAAAAGGCTTTCCGTGCT CTGGCGAAGAAGTACCATCCTGATGCCAATAAGAATAATCCTTCCGCAAGCAGAAAATTTCAAGAGATAAGAGAGGCGTATGAG ACTTTGAAAGATCCTGATAAGAAAACACATTATGACAGG TTGAGACGGAGTTCAAAAACAAATGGGACGAGGAGCTCAGATAATTTTAACACCGGCTCGAGTCGCTTTAGACATGCTCATGGAGCTCAGTTCTCTGAttcatttcacaaaattttttcTGAG atttttgaaaatgaaactgaAAATGTGGGTGGCGATATTCag GTGGAACTTGTGCTTACATTTTCTGAAGCTGCTCACGGATGCACTAagcatttttcatttgatgCAGATGTGCCATGTGATTCTTGCG GTGGCCGAGGCCATCCCTTGGATGCTCAGACAATTATGTGTCCAACTTGCAGAGGCATTGGAAGA GTGACAATACCGCCTTTTACCACAACTTGCAGTACTTGTAAAGGTGCTGGACGAATAATCAAG GAATACTGCACAGCTTGCGGAGGATCAGGTGCGTGTAAAGGAGTCAGGGATGCCCGAGTAACTATACCGGCAG GTGTGGATGCTGGTGATACAGTTCGTGTAGCAAGAGCTGGTAATTCTGGTGCATGGGGAAGCACTTCTGGCGAcctaattattaaaataaag GTTGCAGAAGATCCCATATTTTCCAGAGATGGTGCTGATCTTTATGTTGACAAATATATCAGCCTTACACAA GCCATTCTTGGTGGCAGTGTTGATGTGCCTACCCTTTCCGGAAAAAAGCAATTGACA ATTCCTCGGGGGGTTCAACATGGGCAATTGGTTAAGTTAAGAGGCCAAG GATTGCCAAAGAGTGGTTTCATGGTGACCCATGGAGATCAGTACATACGCTTCTGCATAAAACTTCCTCC CACCGTAACTGAGAGACAACGTGTAATACTAGAAGAATTTGAGAAGGAACAATCTGATGAAGATAGCAGATCTGCTTCCAGCAGTTG GTGGCAGTATTGGGTGAGACGTTCCGCTTGGCCTGAGTTTGTACTGGAGTTCTCCGTATTGACGATGATATTGCTAGTACTCGTCAAAGTCTTGAACTAG